The nucleotide sequence TCCCAATAAGCAAATCCTCTTTCATCTGCTTGTCTTCCTAAAGAGTATATATACACATTACATATAAATTCTCTTAATTTAGTTTCAGAAACTTTTGTTGTAAATGTTGCAACATTAACTCTTCTACTAGTTCCATTTTTATCAGTATAAGTTATGTGGAAGTTTTTGTATTCTTTTTCAGGAACCAATCCTACTAATTCTACATTACCGTTTCTATATTCTACAGTAACACCTTCAACATTAGTTGAGAAATTTCTTCCATCTCTCATGCTGTTAGCTAAACTAGTATTTGAAACAGGTATAGATGCTGTGATATCTCTTATATTTCCTTTATTTATGTCAGTTGTTTTAATATCATAAGTAGTTGAAGATGAACTACTTGAGCTTCCTCCAGATATTGTTGATGAAGATGCTGTTCTAAACTTTCCTTTAAGTACAACAGTTGTTCCATCTAATATTTCATATGTGTAATCTGTATATGAAGTAAGACCTGTTAATCTAAAATCTACTGGAAGTTTTGAAGTACCTGTAGATGTACCATTAAATGTTTGTCCATTTGGAGTTAATTTTAAAGTTAATCCATTAGTTGCAGTTACTGTATATGTTCCGTTTGCTGTAACAGTAGCTGAACTTGATCCTATATTTGAAACATTTGAACCTAAGTCTAATGTTTTAAAATCTGTTTTGTTTTCAGCAGTTATTCCTTGATATGTATTACCATCTAGAACAACTTCTGCAGTTCCTTTTACTGTGTATTGAGTATTTCGTTTTAAATCAGTAAACTCATGATTTATAATATTTGTACCTGTTGGCTGATCAATATTGATATCTGTTGATGTTGTTCCCTCAATTATGCTTAATTGAGCTTTACCAATAGTTATACCAGCAGTTGATGTACCTTCTGTAACTGTAAATCTAGCATCTGCAAAGTTACCACCAATATTAACTTTAGTTATTTCCATTTTCATATTTTGTCCTACATACAACTGAGATCCTGGAGTAAATATGTTTCCTGTAACTCCTGTAGCAGGCACTGCAGGTTTTGTATCAAATAAAATACCTGTTATAGTATTGTTTTGTATAGTAACATTTTTATTAGTTGTAGTTTTAATAAACGCATCCTTAGCTGGTGAAACTGTATCTTTAAATGTAACATTTGATATAGTTAAATCTTCTTGAGCATCTATAACTGCACCAGTGCTAGTTGTATCTCTAGTTATTGTTAAAGCACCGTTACCGTCTAAAGTTAATCCAGTAGTCTTTACTTCAAATGAACCATTTTTAAAGTTTAAAGTCAATGGATTAGCAGTTGTTACGTTTGCCTTTATAGCATCTACTACAGCTTGAGTTAACTGAACAGTTCCAGTTACATCTGTTGTAGCTTTAGTTGTAGTAGTTGTCTTAGTTAAATCTATATTAATTGTTTTAATTCCTAAATCTTTACTAGCTGTTATAATATTTGCTAACTTAACATCTGCAGATGCTTGTGTAGTACTACTTCCACTACCAGTAACAAGATCATTATTAAATTCAAGTACACCATTAACTACTGGATATTTATCAGTTGTGCTTCCACCATTGTTGTTATCCCCACCAGTATTGTTATCTCCACCATTTCCTTGATCTGGTGTAGGTGTAGTTGTTCCACCATCTGTAGATGGCTTATCTGTTCCTTCTCCACCTGTTCCTGGAGTTGTAGTTTCACTTCCACTTTCAGTGTTTATTGTATCTGTAGTTGCGTTTCCGTTTTCAGTGCTTCCTGAAGCTGTTTCAACATTTGCATTGATTAATTGAACTTGGTTTGCTTTAACAACTTGTCCCATTCCTAAAGATGATGATGTAAATACTCCAAGCATTACTGCACCTAATATGAATTTAGCTAATTTTTTTCTTAACATATAAATTCTCCTTAACATCTATTTCATTTAATATAAAAATTAATTGAATTCTGTTTAACATTTTTGCTACATAGTTTTGTCGTTAATTTTTATCTAGCCACATCATTTCGTCATCTTTTTTACAATTTTATTAAATTTTGTAATATTTTGCAATACTTTTTTAATAATTTTGTTATATTTTTTTAATTTTAAAATTTTTAAAAAAATGAGGGACCACTTTAAAGTGATCCCTCACGATTTATAACTAACCCCATTTATTACATTTCCATGTATTGAAAATTCTTGTAGATTAATCCTCAACTGATTAAATAATCTCTCTCTTGTTTCAAGTGGACACCATCCATAATGCGGTGTAATCACACAGTTCTGAACGCCTAACAAAACATTTGACTCTAACATCGGCTCAACTTCAATAACATCTAGAAAAGCAATCCCTACTTTCCCATTTTGAAGTGATTCTTTTAAGGCTTGTTCGTCTATAAGTTTCCCTCTTGCTGTGTTAATAATAATTACTCCGTCTTTCATAATTGAAAGCGTTTCTTTATTTATAATATGTTTTGTGTCATTTGTCAATGGACAATGCAGAGATAATATGTCACTATTTTTGAATAGCTCTTCTTTTGATACAAATTTTATATTGTCTGTGTCTTCTCTTTTTGTGGTTGTATGAACTAGTACTTTCATTCCAAATGCTACGGCAATCTCAGATACTTTCTTCCCAATATTTCCATATCCAAAAATTCCAAGTGTTTTACCTGCGATTTCAGATACTCTTCTATCGTAGAAACAAAAATCTTTTGACTTCACCCATTCACCGCTGTGAACTCGCCTATTATGTAATGAAACTTTTCTAAAATATTCAAAAATATATGCGAACACGAGTTCAGAAACTGCGTTAGTTGAATAATCTGGAACATTTGTGACTGTTATATTATTTTTTGAGCAAAAATCAATGTCTATGTGATCAACTCCTGTTGCCATTGATCCAATGTACTCAAGTTTTTTACATCTGTCAAGAACTTCACCTCTTAAAGGTACTTTACATGTTAGAACATAAGTTGCATCTTTGACTCTTTCAAAAACTTCATCTTCTTGTGTTCTATCGTGAACCTCAACTCTATCGGCATAATCTAAAAATACACCCCAATTAAATTCTCCAGGGTTAATAGTGTACGCATCTAAAACAACGACTTTATCCATAAAATCTAACCCCATTCATTTTAAATTACTTATATAGTATATAGATAATATCATATAAACAAGTAATATTCAAATTTATTTAAAATTTATAGTGAGTGTGTATTTAGAAATGATGTCTATGAAACCATATATCGCCCCAAATAATATAAACTTTAGAAATAATTAGCAAAATTTTAAAATTAATTTTCATGAATTAAATATTTAATCAATAGTTACGATAATTTTTAAAAAACAATTAAAACCTTGTAACTTGATTAATATAAAATTTTGATTTATATTAATATTACATTAATTATGTTAACTTTATATTAATTTCATTAATTATCAATAATTAATTGAGAATCTAATTTAAGGAGATCAATTATTATGAAAAAAAATACAAAATTGAAGCGTGCAAAAATAATTTGCTCGGCAATCATATTATCATCAACCGTCATAGCATCCTCAGCTCAAGCTGCAAAAGCTGCAGGTTTGGGTACTCGAGTTAGAAATGTAGGTGCTTCTGTTACTTCTGGAATTAGAGGCATTGGTGATTTTTTCAGTGGATTAGGAACTAGAGTATCTAGATGGACTAGTGGTTTAACTTCTTGCTTTGGACGTGGAAATACTACTAGTGGTGGTTATACTGTTGAAGGTACAGTAGGTCCCGACGGAACAGTATATTCTACAATAAAACTTAAGAATAATGGGGGTGGACCTAATAGTGTACTACCTAAAGATGCCGTTTTGATTGAAGAAGTAATATATACTACTGTTAAAAAAACTAACAGCGGAAATAATGGCAGCAGTAGTGGAAGACAAAATAGGCTTTCAACATTCAGTACTGATAGTGGTGGAAGTACATCTCCATATGCTGTTGTTGATTCTAATGGAAAGATTAATGCTCCTTCTAAAAACCCAACTAGCGGATCTACATCAGGTAATAATGGACCAACATATGAAAATTTAGGATATCATGGTCATTCCTCAACTGGCGATCCAACATATGCTGATATTAATGCTACAAACAAAACACCTAAACCAACAGTTACTAGCACTACAACATCTAGCACCACTTCTTCTACAAGCCCAACTAAAACTCCACCACCTGTTGCACCTAAGCCAAAGCTTAATACCACTGGAACATCTACTAGTACTACTACCACTACATCTACTAGTACTTCTACTTCTTCTAGCACTACTTCTTCTAGCTCATCTGGGAATCAAACTAAAACTCCACCAGCTACTCCACCTAAACCAACAAAACCAACACCTCCACTAAGAACTACTTCATTAGGTCCTAATAGTATACCAATAAAAAATAAAGATGGTAATGGAAATACAACTGGTACTAAATTAACACCAATAACTGAATCAGGTACATCACAGACTAAATTAACACAAACTAAATTTTAATTCTACTAGAAGTGATATCTATTTAAGATATCACTTCTTTTTTTTGTAAATTTTCAAAAAGTTGGGACGATAATAAGATTAAATATGAAATGTATTAAATTTTTAAGGATATGCGAGGTTTTAAATTATGAATAAAATATTAAAATCCTTGTTGGCAGGGAGTGCCATAATCGTTCCAATCATCGCACTGTTTAGTTCCCAAAAAGAAGCTGAAGCATTTAAAATAAGTGGTATAAGATTACCATCAAGAGTAACAAGCCCAACTGTTAAACTTAAATCTCCAAATATAACTCCAGTAAAATTTTCTGGAACAACAGTTAGTAACATAAAAAAATCTCCTTCCCAAACTACTACTCCTAAGAAAACTCTAGATAACCTTCCGCAAACTGACCCACAGCTTGCTAAAAGTCTAGATAAACTCGGAGAAATAATAACAACTCACAAACTCAAAATAGTTAAAGTTAATGGTAATGGTAGTACTAAAGCCCCTACAGTACCTCAAAGAGGTGACCAGACATATTCAACTGTGGGAGAATCTCCATATGAAACTCCTACTACTGATCCTATTTACGAAAATGTTCTAACTATTAAACAACCTACTACCAAACCTACTACTAATAATGGGAATTCTACAGGATTAAAAAAGAGACCTGCACATAACCCAAATAAAGGACCAGCTCCTCAACCTCCAAAACAACAACTAAAGCCTGTTGAAGAACACATCTATGAAGAAATCCCTTAAAAACGTTGTTATTAAGGGGTGAAGACAATGAAAAATAATAAAGATAAAATATTGTTAACTGCTTTAATCCTCGGAATACC is from Candidatus Arthromitus sp. SFB-rat-Yit and encodes:
- a CDS encoding DUF4214 domain-containing protein, translating into MLRKKLAKFILGAVMLGVFTSSSLGMGQVVKANQVQLINANVETASGSTENGNATTDTINTESGSETTTPGTGGEGTDKPSTDGGTTTPTPDQGNGGDNNTGGDNNNGGSTTDKYPVVNGVLEFNNDLVTGSGSSTTQASADVKLANIITASKDLGIKTINIDLTKTTTTTKATTDVTGTVQLTQAVVDAIKANVTTANPLTLNFKNGSFEVKTTGLTLDGNGALTITRDTTSTGAVIDAQEDLTISNVTFKDTVSPAKDAFIKTTTNKNVTIQNNTITGILFDTKPAVPATGVTGNIFTPGSQLYVGQNMKMEITKVNIGGNFADARFTVTEGTSTAGITIGKAQLSIIEGTTSTDINIDQPTGTNIINHEFTDLKRNTQYTVKGTAEVVLDGNTYQGITAENKTDFKTLDLGSNVSNIGSSSATVTANGTYTVTATNGLTLKLTPNGQTFNGTSTGTSKLPVDFRLTGLTSYTDYTYEILDGTTVVLKGKFRTASSSTISGGSSSSSSSTTYDIKTTDINKGNIRDITASIPVSNTSLANSMRDGRNFSTNVEGVTVEYRNGNVELVGLVPEKEYKNFHITYTDKNGTSRRVNVATFTTKVSETKLREFICNVYIYSLGRQADERGFAYWENQLSTKVTTPENFVTNLLSEKEFLNLNSTTASRVEALYEVIVARKSDATGLKFWTDKFDALKGNGYTDSLALSSIVNEMVNESEFQARVKSLGL
- a CDS encoding D-2-hydroxyacid dehydrogenase — translated: MDKVVVLDAYTINPGEFNWGVFLDYADRVEVHDRTQEDEVFERVKDATYVLTCKVPLRGEVLDRCKKLEYIGSMATGVDHIDIDFCSKNNITVTNVPDYSTNAVSELVFAYIFEYFRKVSLHNRRVHSGEWVKSKDFCFYDRRVSEIAGKTLGIFGYGNIGKKVSEIAVAFGMKVLVHTTTKREDTDNIKFVSKEELFKNSDILSLHCPLTNDTKHIINKETLSIMKDGVIIINTARGKLIDEQALKESLQNGKVGIAFLDVIEVEPMLESNVLLGVQNCVITPHYGWCPLETRERLFNQLRINLQEFSIHGNVINGVSYKS